The proteins below come from a single candidate division KSB1 bacterium genomic window:
- a CDS encoding zf-HC2 domain-containing protein — translation MKCEHVTRQIADYLGGNLNDSTLSKIEEHLLSCSACKAEFESLGTTWEKLGKLPEATPPEIVKTRFYAMLDAYQAGQNVAEVRLGWRETVNNSLGRWWPRQPVFQFGFALALLIIGLISGLTIKSSSPGNQDLLVLRSEVYSLRQMVATALLQNQSSSERLRGVSYSYRVAQPAAATLETLLNTLDYDSNLNVRLATIDALSIFYDEEVVRAGLIESLTRQTSPLTQIALIELFVEREEKQAVSALKFLLNNEMFNQTVRRQAGKAIEKLQ, via the coding sequence ATGAAATGTGAACACGTCACACGACAAATTGCAGACTATTTAGGCGGGAACTTGAACGACAGCACGCTTTCAAAGATAGAGGAGCACCTGCTGAGTTGTTCAGCATGCAAAGCTGAGTTCGAAAGTCTGGGCACAACCTGGGAGAAGTTAGGAAAACTCCCCGAGGCAACTCCCCCGGAGATCGTAAAAACAAGGTTTTACGCCATGCTTGACGCTTATCAGGCCGGGCAAAATGTCGCGGAAGTCCGTCTTGGGTGGCGGGAGACAGTGAATAACTCACTCGGTCGCTGGTGGCCGCGGCAGCCGGTTTTTCAATTCGGGTTTGCCCTGGCGCTTTTGATTATCGGTCTAATAAGCGGCCTGACGATTAAATCTTCCTCTCCGGGCAATCAAGATCTTTTGGTGCTGCGCAGCGAGGTCTACAGCTTACGGCAGATGGTTGCCACTGCGTTGCTGCAAAATCAATCTTCAAGTGAGCGGCTGCGGGGAGTTAGTTATAGTTATCGCGTCGCTCAGCCGGCAGCAGCAACATTGGAAACTCTGCTGAATACTTTGGATTATGACTCCAATCTGAACGTACGATTGGCCACCATCGACGCACTCTCTATTTTTTACGACGAAGAAGTCGTTCGTGCGGGTTTAATCGAGTCGCTGACCCGGCAGACCTCGCCGCTGACTCAAATTGCCTTAATTGAGCTGTTTGTGGAGCGGGAAGAAAAACAGGCAGTCAGTGCACTGAAATTTTTACTGAACAACGAGATGTTTAACCAGACTGTGCGGCGGCAAGCCGGGAAAGCGATTGAGAAGTTGCAGTAA